One stretch of Bacteroidota bacterium DNA includes these proteins:
- a CDS encoding LamG-like jellyroll fold domain-containing protein — MKIIIPLFIFLLSNLLFGQIPTSGLVAYYPFNGNSNDSSGNGYHGIVSNGVTFDTSPFGSSVHFYDRTTYVSINQGSLNFNGWSALTISAWIKMQNYTTYGTVFDQGRMNMDHDGIILNVGGSWGYWIPGVFAVTLEDSAPEYVVPHTFAENVDPMPSLEVWYHVVGTYDGEHLRYYVNGVLDGEKAVSSEHRGNRIWSDPNAQSRIGMSANHPDWYDMHLSGLIDEVIIYNRALTDSEIQSLYREFPWHIGPQIISVKDTPNDQGGKVGLVWESTYLDKNATKLPFYSIWRSTDKTPAEMHKILFLSVITPQFSGMAFRTTTVDGKEYTWEWIANQPSHKFAMYSYTATTLFDSMSTTNGLHYFLVSAHTDDPNVFYDSNIDSGYSVDNLSPSPPKNVEGRIVGNDVVIGWNSNREPDLSHFEIYRSFESNFNPDTMTAFAIITDSTYREPILKPFLNCYYSLLAVDIHGNRSEMSNKVAIIVTGLREKFEVPKVYSLSQNYPNPFNPSTTIRYALPSSAKVKLAIYDLLGREIATLVNEEQSAGWKEVKWNAINFASGMYFYKLTAGNFVEIKRMMLIK; from the coding sequence ATGAAAATAATTATACCACTGTTCATTTTTTTATTGTCAAACCTTTTGTTTGGTCAGATACCTACATCCGGACTCGTTGCCTATTATCCGTTCAACGGTAACTCAAATGATTCATCCGGGAATGGGTATCACGGTATCGTTTCAAATGGTGTTACGTTTGACACCAGTCCCTTTGGTAGTAGTGTACATTTCTATGATAGAACCACCTATGTCTCAATCAATCAAGGAAGTTTAAATTTTAATGGCTGGTCTGCGCTCACCATTTCTGCTTGGATAAAAATGCAAAATTATACGACGTACGGAACGGTCTTTGACCAGGGAAGAATGAATATGGATCACGATGGCATAATTTTAAATGTGGGAGGAAGTTGGGGGTATTGGATTCCTGGAGTCTTTGCGGTGACCTTGGAAGACTCAGCGCCGGAATATGTCGTCCCTCACACTTTTGCAGAGAATGTAGATCCAATGCCTAGTCTTGAAGTATGGTACCATGTCGTTGGTACATATGATGGAGAGCACCTTCGGTACTACGTGAACGGGGTCTTGGATGGAGAAAAAGCTGTTTCATCTGAACATCGTGGAAATCGAATCTGGTCTGATCCGAACGCACAATCTAGAATTGGGATGAGTGCGAACCATCCCGATTGGTATGATATGCACCTAAGCGGTCTAATTGACGAAGTCATAATATATAACCGCGCGCTTACGGATTCAGAAATTCAATCACTCTATCGTGAATTTCCATGGCACATAGGACCACAAATCATTTCTGTTAAGGATACTCCAAATGATCAAGGAGGCAAAGTAGGTCTCGTTTGGGAATCAACATATCTGGATAAGAATGCGACAAAGCTTCCTTTTTATAGCATCTGGCGCTCCACAGACAAAACACCTGCAGAAATGCATAAAATTCTATTCTTGTCAGTTATAACGCCTCAGTTTTCTGGTATGGCATTTCGAACCACTACGGTCGACGGTAAAGAGTATACTTGGGAATGGATTGCCAATCAGCCTTCTCACAAATTCGCAATGTATTCCTATACTGCCACAACGTTATTTGACTCCATGTCGACGACGAACGGATTACATTATTTCCTAGTATCTGCACATACTGATGATCCAAATGTCTTTTATGATTCAAACATAGACAGCGGGTATTCTGTGGATAATTTATCACCATCTCCTCCAAAAAATGTAGAGGGACGTATCGTAGGAAATGATGTCGTTATTGGTTGGAACAGCAACAGAGAACCGGATTTATCTCATTTCGAAATTTACCGCTCATTTGAATCCAATTTTAATCCAGATACGATGACAGCATTCGCAATTATAACAGATTCAACCTACCGTGAACCCATATTGAAACCGTTTTTAAATTGTTACTATTCGCTTCTGGCTGTTGATATTCACGGTAATCGAAGTGAAATGAGTAATAAGGTGGCTATTATAGTAACAGGTTTGCGAGAGAAATTTGAAGTACCTAAAGTCTATAGTCTTAGTCAAAACTACCCCAACCCATTCAACCCATCAACAACAATTCGTTATGCTCTTCCTTCATCAGCAAAAGTAAAACTTGCAATCTACGATCTGCTCGGAAGAGAAATTGCAACATTGGTGAACGAAGAACAATCTGCGGGATGGAAGGAAGTGAAGTGGAACGCGATCAACTTTGCAAGCGGAATGTATTTTTACAAACTCACTGCTGGTAATTTTGTCGAGATAAAAAGAATGATGCTTATAAAGTGA
- a CDS encoding right-handed parallel beta-helix repeat-containing protein — MRSVTTLLLLFTLTVSSFSTTLKVPQDYAKIQLAINAAVNGDTILVAEGTYFENLVINKKIVLGSLFIVDNDTSHIRKTIIDGGSPSNIDSSSCIFILAETDTNTVIKGLTLQNGRGTKGTYHDIIWRCGGGIFIYAGGATIVHNIIRDNDCNETTINAGGALDIWPDSTYTHGPKHWVIAYNSIIDNNRAAMSWGLMGEGGGAVLMGHGKFYNNVVRNNTSSGQVFGIGAGIQIYSDIGNTDIEFRNNLIVNNSASLYAGGICSSPDPSYTIRAAFYNNIISGNTAAQNAAFRVGLGDYTFVNNTITGNISTNALWFTSASGSYSYKFMNNIIWNPSCPVEFNSTARIIAAYNCVRGGLAGIGNISTDPLFVADDSLYRLEKMSPAIGTGTKSITLGGTLITSPSTDRTGSLRPNPSWGSPDLGATESPIALPGVTIIRVPQDQPTIQKGINTASAGEIVLVSEGTFTENLVITKKQITVASLFFIDKDTSHISKTIIDGSAPSNPDSGSVISIRNVDTTVLITGFTITKGSGNKHVNPHWNPSTTALTCAGIEMNGGGMTIRHNIITGNTLKILPPATEGWGGGIGVYDIDVPGSTTYSIIESNVISNNSIIGGTQNGGGGIDMIGSGRIINNTILGNSSMYSINTAVQTIASKMDTAFIENNLIQGNSVINTMPGFVVGGSGMTANVRNNVIIDNVAGGENSAGCWVLDNCRVVVECNFIARNGGNERHHGILLQTSGESLIQNNIIANNSGTGIYVFNSLPSAIVNNTSVGNSRYGFYSTSVSYLLNNILWNNTLGSISPNSLNFNTAYNLISGGPLSTDDIDSNPKFRVNDSLYHFLSGSPCNGKGRMSAKFGGVTINAPITDYFNLPRPQQPNSPAVNPDLGAAEMNYFVGVEGVKELSIDIPIDFSLSQNYPNPFNPSTTIRYALPSSSHVKLTINDILGREIATLVNEEQTAGWKEVQWNANSVSSGIYFYKLTANTFVETKRMMMLK; from the coding sequence ATGCGTTCCGTAACTACTCTGCTGTTGCTGTTTACACTCACGGTAAGTTCGTTTTCCACCACCCTAAAAGTACCGCAGGACTATGCTAAGATCCAGCTGGCGATCAACGCAGCAGTCAATGGAGATACTATTCTCGTAGCAGAGGGAACATATTTCGAGAATCTTGTCATCAACAAGAAGATTGTACTTGGCAGTCTATTTATCGTAGATAATGATACATCTCATATCCGAAAAACGATCATCGACGGAGGTTCACCTTCGAATATCGATTCGAGTTCGTGCATTTTCATACTCGCTGAAACCGACACAAATACGGTGATCAAAGGATTAACGTTACAAAATGGACGTGGGACAAAAGGGACGTATCACGATATCATCTGGAGGTGCGGCGGAGGGATTTTCATCTACGCCGGAGGAGCAACAATAGTTCACAATATCATTCGTGACAATGACTGTAATGAAACAACCATCAATGCCGGCGGCGCACTTGATATCTGGCCCGATTCGACATACACGCACGGTCCAAAACATTGGGTGATTGCCTACAATTCAATTATTGATAATAATCGTGCTGCCATGTCGTGGGGATTAATGGGTGAAGGCGGCGGGGCAGTCCTGATGGGACACGGAAAATTCTATAACAATGTAGTGAGGAATAATACCAGTTCTGGTCAGGTATTTGGAATTGGGGCTGGGATACAAATCTATAGTGATATCGGGAATACGGATATTGAATTCCGTAACAACTTGATCGTCAATAATTCTGCTTCGCTGTATGCGGGTGGAATCTGCAGTTCGCCCGACCCTTCATACACAATTCGGGCAGCATTTTATAATAATATCATCTCGGGAAATACAGCCGCACAGAATGCAGCCTTTCGTGTCGGTCTTGGTGATTACACATTCGTAAATAACACTATTACCGGAAACATTAGTACAAACGCGCTATGGTTCACCTCTGCAAGCGGTTCATATTCGTACAAATTCATGAATAATATCATCTGGAATCCTTCCTGTCCGGTTGAATTCAATTCAACTGCCCGGATTATAGCAGCATACAATTGCGTAAGGGGTGGATTGGCCGGTATTGGGAATATCTCTACCGATCCTCTCTTCGTCGCGGACGATTCTCTCTATCGCTTAGAGAAAATGAGTCCCGCAATCGGTACTGGTACTAAATCAATAACGCTTGGAGGCACCCTCATCACTTCGCCATCGACCGATCGAACAGGAAGTCTCAGACCGAATCCATCCTGGGGCAGCCCCGATCTAGGTGCAACGGAATCACCGATTGCACTTCCAGGAGTCACAATAATTAGAGTTCCTCAAGACCAACCCACCATTCAAAAAGGGATCAATACTGCATCCGCTGGTGAGATCGTTCTCGTATCAGAAGGAACATTTACAGAGAATCTTGTTATCACAAAAAAACAAATTACCGTCGCAAGCCTCTTCTTCATAGATAAGGATACCTCTCATATTTCAAAGACTATTATTGACGGAAGCGCACCTTCAAATCCCGACAGTGGATCTGTTATCTCCATCCGAAATGTTGATACCACCGTGCTGATCACGGGATTCACAATTACCAAAGGATCAGGAAACAAACACGTTAATCCGCATTGGAATCCATCAACAACTGCATTGACATGCGCCGGTATCGAAATGAATGGAGGCGGAATGACCATCCGACATAATATCATTACCGGCAATACACTCAAGATACTTCCGCCGGCAACCGAAGGATGGGGCGGCGGTATCGGGGTGTACGACATTGATGTACCGGGCTCCACGACGTACTCCATTATTGAATCGAATGTCATTTCAAATAACTCGATTATTGGAGGAACGCAAAATGGAGGGGGCGGGATTGACATGATAGGGAGCGGAAGGATTATCAACAATACGATCCTTGGTAATTCAAGTATGTATTCAATCAATACTGCCGTGCAGACGATAGCGTCTAAAATGGACACTGCTTTTATTGAGAACAATCTTATTCAGGGTAATTCAGTCATAAATACCATGCCAGGGTTCGTGGTCGGAGGGAGTGGAATGACCGCAAACGTTCGCAACAATGTCATAATAGATAATGTTGCTGGTGGTGAAAACTCGGCGGGCTGCTGGGTCTTAGATAATTGCCGAGTAGTGGTTGAATGTAACTTCATTGCAAGAAACGGAGGAAATGAACGTCACCATGGAATTCTTTTACAGACCAGCGGTGAAAGCCTGATTCAAAACAATATTATTGCCAACAATTCGGGAACCGGAATTTATGTATTTAATTCGCTCCCATCAGCAATTGTGAATAACACAAGCGTTGGAAATAGCCGATATGGATTTTATTCAACTTCTGTTAGCTATTTGTTAAACAATATCCTGTGGAATAATACATTGGGAAGCATATCTCCTAACTCCCTTAACTTTAATACGGCGTACAATCTTATTTCAGGCGGTCCTCTCAGCACAGACGATATCGACAGCAATCCTAAATTTAGAGTTAATGATTCTCTCTATCATTTTTTGTCTGGAAGTCCCTGCAATGGTAAGGGAAGAATGAGCGCAAAATTCGGAGGAGTAACAATCAATGCTCCCATCACTGATTATTTTAATCTACCAAGACCTCAGCAACCGAATTCTCCGGCAGTGAATCCTGATTTAGGAGCTGCTGAAATGAACTATTTCGTAGGCGTAGAAGGTGTAAAAGAATTGTCGATAGATATTCCAATAGATTTTTCATTGTCGCAAAACTACCCCAATCCCTTCAACCCGTCAACAACAATCCGGTACGCTCTCCCCTCCTCCTCACACGTGAAACTAACAATTAACGACATTCTCGGAAGAGAGATTGCAACACTCGTTAACGAAGAACAGACTGCTGGGTGGAAGGAAGTGCAGTGGAATGCCAATAGTGTTTCATCGGGGATTTATTTTTATAAACTCACGGCAAACACATTTGTTGAAACGAAAAGAATGATGATGTTAAAATAA
- a CDS encoding ATP-binding protein — MNRAEHTPVSFILSLALLFFPTSVFSTHRNVPHQYQTIQSAINASKPGDTVLVDEGIYYENILIKKNIVVASRFILDRNRSHIEQTIIDGSKPTDTFNASVVRIQGNTDTTCVLMGFTLRGGTGTYNYIVENNVGTPWISGGGICILNAGARIAHNFISANILSTRIGNNFTFGGGISTIDTTNGSNPPPYLIIEQNTVTGNRSAGDYAESGGIFTSQPGVIRHNVITENRTLSRRRAPGGGLTVNVANYEVLIDGNYISRNIAGIGAGILLTSGFIRQGRIFVTNNIISDNEADEVGGGSNVGEQATAIFINNTIVNNSAKMRGGGINNPTGSHVSLLNNIIWSNSPDQIGAWQVLKTEHNLIADGYPGLSNVSSPPLFLSNDTLYRLSAESPAVGIGTSMFRLMGKAILFPSTDYHGAPRNLPAGTDPDLGAIESEWSSNEISSTIKNEWKNAADAHLTLTIDFQQLSAPIISPDTLTMLQEGRFATTITVNNNITYLYNDTTPELSFVLPPGKNLFEFDLKARGRDLSKGLVCTYRMEGLDWQNNALFREWKYLYRAYSDLRPGSYTLLVFPQDENNYVVIANKIIIHIVVLPYWYQRWWAYALFAFGVILFVYGVYRNRIHQTLMEQRLLTEHLQSEKFNEMNSTKSRFLANVSHELRTPLTMIIGPIDSMLSQPLNKEFSDQLGYVQRNARKLLQLIEQLLQFSRLEAGSIALHVSQMDVIPLFRLITGYFTSQAAKKQVEMRFNAPSYPINGMIDAEKVEHIMQNCISNALKYTPSGGLIEVRIWQEKNEVVFSVKDTGEGIAPEHLPHVFDRFYRADPTHKTEGIGIGLSLTKELVEIHHGAIYLDSELGTGTTVTVRLPLSGYNVSDISPVPYILEEFEPLHKISSINDVSTDDQEELPIILIAEDNDDARGFIKLQLLKLYTVLEATDGADALNKTKFQIPDLVISDVMMPKKNGLELCQELKRDERTSHIPVILLTALSEKEDRLKGLTTGADDFLVKPFDAEELLTRVHNLLENRKKIREQYGKAVSLKPDEILVTSLNETFLIKAKAIVTNHIAEPEFGVEIFAHDMFLSRTQLQRKIKSVTNLTPGDFIRLLRLQRAKELLEKNAGSIAEIADSVGFTNHSYFAKCFQEQFGLLPNQIRIT; from the coding sequence ATGAATCGTGCAGAGCATACTCCGGTTTCATTCATACTATCCTTAGCGTTATTGTTTTTCCCCACATCGGTATTTTCTACTCATCGTAATGTCCCTCATCAATATCAGACAATTCAATCTGCGATCAATGCTTCAAAGCCCGGTGATACTGTTCTCGTGGACGAAGGAATTTATTACGAAAATATTCTTATCAAAAAAAATATTGTTGTCGCCAGCAGGTTCATTCTAGACAGAAATCGATCTCATATTGAACAGACAATCATTGACGGCAGCAAACCAACCGACACATTCAATGCAAGTGTTGTTCGCATTCAGGGAAATACCGACACAACGTGTGTGCTTATGGGATTCACTCTGCGCGGAGGTACAGGCACATACAATTATATTGTAGAGAACAATGTTGGTACACCCTGGATAAGCGGAGGTGGCATCTGCATCCTTAATGCCGGCGCACGGATCGCTCACAATTTCATTTCTGCAAACATCCTCTCAACACGCATTGGAAATAATTTTACATTCGGCGGCGGTATCTCTACCATCGATACAACGAATGGGTCGAATCCTCCCCCTTATCTTATTATAGAACAGAATACAGTAACTGGCAATAGATCTGCCGGTGATTATGCTGAATCGGGCGGGATCTTCACATCTCAACCGGGGGTTATCCGGCATAATGTGATCACTGAGAATCGTACTCTTTCCCGCAGGCGCGCCCCGGGAGGAGGACTGACTGTAAATGTTGCGAATTATGAGGTGCTCATCGACGGTAATTACATCAGTCGTAACATTGCCGGAATTGGAGCCGGAATACTTCTCACATCGGGATTCATCCGTCAAGGCAGAATATTTGTGACAAATAATATCATCTCCGATAATGAAGCGGACGAAGTCGGCGGGGGTTCCAATGTCGGGGAACAAGCAACAGCAATTTTCATCAACAATACGATCGTGAACAACAGTGCAAAGATGCGGGGCGGGGGAATAAATAATCCAACAGGTTCGCATGTCTCACTCCTCAACAATATCATCTGGAGCAATTCTCCCGATCAGATTGGAGCGTGGCAGGTTCTTAAGACAGAACATAACCTTATCGCAGATGGATATCCGGGATTGAGCAATGTCTCCTCTCCACCCCTCTTTCTTTCTAACGATACGCTGTACCGCCTTTCAGCGGAAAGCCCTGCCGTTGGTATTGGTACATCCATGTTTCGTCTTATGGGAAAAGCGATTTTGTTTCCTTCCACAGATTATCACGGTGCTCCGCGAAACCTTCCCGCAGGAACCGATCCCGATTTGGGAGCAATTGAATCTGAATGGAGTTCGAACGAAATCTCTTCCACCATCAAGAACGAATGGAAAAATGCGGCTGATGCGCATTTAACCTTAACGATCGACTTTCAACAACTTTCAGCACCAATAATAAGTCCCGACACTCTTACTATGCTACAAGAAGGACGTTTCGCCACAACGATCACAGTCAACAACAATATCACGTATCTATACAACGACACAACGCCGGAACTATCGTTCGTGCTCCCTCCCGGCAAAAATTTATTCGAGTTCGATCTGAAAGCACGGGGAAGGGATTTATCAAAAGGACTGGTCTGCACATACAGGATGGAAGGATTGGATTGGCAGAATAATGCATTATTCAGGGAATGGAAATATCTGTACAGAGCATATTCTGATCTGCGGCCGGGATCGTACACTCTCTTGGTTTTTCCACAGGATGAAAACAATTATGTTGTTATTGCAAACAAAATTATTATCCACATCGTTGTATTACCGTACTGGTATCAGCGATGGTGGGCGTATGCATTGTTTGCATTCGGGGTCATCCTTTTCGTCTATGGTGTCTACCGCAATCGGATACACCAAACGCTAATGGAACAACGATTACTGACGGAACATCTCCAATCCGAAAAATTCAATGAAATGAATTCTACGAAATCCCGTTTTCTGGCTAATGTATCACATGAGCTTCGAACACCGTTAACAATGATCATCGGTCCGATTGACTCCATGCTCTCCCAACCGCTGAACAAAGAATTTTCTGATCAGTTGGGATATGTTCAGCGTAATGCAAGAAAACTGCTCCAATTAATCGAGCAGCTGCTGCAATTCTCCCGACTCGAAGCCGGCAGCATTGCATTGCATGTTTCTCAGATGGATGTTATACCTCTTTTCCGCCTGATCACGGGATACTTCACGAGCCAGGCTGCAAAAAAACAGGTAGAGATGCGGTTCAACGCTCCCTCCTATCCGATCAATGGGATGATCGATGCTGAAAAGGTCGAACATATCATGCAAAACTGCATCTCAAATGCATTGAAATATACACCCTCCGGTGGACTCATTGAAGTGCGGATATGGCAGGAAAAGAATGAGGTTGTTTTTTCCGTCAAGGATACCGGTGAAGGTATCGCACCGGAACATCTGCCTCATGTGTTTGATCGGTTCTATCGCGCAGACCCGACACACAAAACAGAAGGGATCGGTATCGGACTTTCCCTGACGAAGGAATTGGTCGAGATCCATCACGGCGCGATCTATTTGGACAGTGAACTCGGAACAGGAACCACAGTCACGGTTCGCTTACCATTATCGGGATATAACGTATCGGATATATCACCGGTCCCCTACATCCTCGAGGAGTTTGAGCCTTTGCATAAAATCTCTTCGATCAACGACGTTTCAACCGATGATCAGGAGGAATTACCAATCATCCTGATCGCAGAAGACAATGACGATGCGCGAGGATTCATAAAACTACAGCTATTAAAACTGTATACAGTACTCGAAGCCACGGACGGGGCAGATGCATTGAATAAAACAAAATTCCAGATCCCCGATCTCGTCATCAGCGATGTGATGATGCCAAAGAAAAACGGATTGGAATTGTGCCAGGAGTTGAAACGGGATGAACGAACAAGCCATATTCCTGTTATCCTGTTAACCGCACTGTCAGAAAAAGAAGACCGGTTGAAGGGATTAACAACGGGTGCCGATGACTTTCTGGTAAAGCCATTCGATGCAGAGGAGTTATTGACTCGCGTTCATAATCTGTTGGAGAATAGAAAGAAAATAAGAGAACAGTATGGTAAAGCGGTATCGTTAAAACCTGATGAAATATTGGTCACCTCGCTTAATGAAACGTTTCTTATAAAAGCAAAAGCAATTGTTACAAATCATATCGCAGAGCCGGAATTCGGTGTAGAGATATTCGCCCATGACATGTTCTTAAGCCGGACACAGCTGCAACGAAAAATAAAGTCCGTTACCAATCTTACACCCGGCGATTTCATCCGTCTCCTCCGCTTACAGCGTGCAAAAGAACTTCTTGAAAAAAATGCCGGCTCGATCGCCGAAATTGCAGACAGCGTCGGTTTTACCAATCACTCCTACTTTGCCAAATGTTTTCAGGAACAGTTTGGCCTCCTTCCCAATCAGATCCGCATTACGTAG